Sequence from the Nymphaea colorata isolate Beijing-Zhang1983 chromosome 9, ASM883128v2, whole genome shotgun sequence genome:
TTTTGGTAATGGTATGTTGAGTAAACAATACCCTGCGTGGCATGAGAAATTTGAGGGTCTAATGCATAACTTAGTTGTCAATATCCCGAATGGTCTGAGTAGTAGGTTAAGTCAGTTATTTAACTGACTTTATGTTTCAAACCAGTGACCAGTTGGTCAGACTAGTTAATTTAGTCAACCCTGGCACTGGTCAGCTTACTAAACCCTAGCCTATAAATATAAGTGTGCATTCTATGTGAGGGATATGTGTTTCtccattttattgatttatagTCAACAGATTTGGAGTGAGTCATACTGAATAGTCCCAATTAGTCCTTTTAGGGTCTTCAACTACTTTATCGAGCTCTTCCAATTTTGACTACTATAGATGCATGAAGTTgtggtttttaattttgaatttggtGCCAATTGCATGTTTCAGCTAATATGTTTGATGGGCCTTGAATCCTTGGGTTGCAAATTGctaagaaaataatgttttttaatacaTTAGAATGATGGAGCTGTGACAATCACATCCATGTCAGGTGTTCAATCTGGGGTCTGTTTGTGACATTTGTATTCAGTGCAATTTGAGAATGCATGTAAtccaaatgaaagcaaaattaaTACAACGGTTTCCATGCTTTATTCTTCCAGTGAAGGATCTGCTTTGTTGTGTCATGTTTTGGGTGAGAATTTGCAAACATAAGTCCATAGGTTTACAAGTTAGCTTGGAGATGTTCCTGTTTCATGCTTTATGATGTTAGGTGCAATTCTAGATTCAATAAGTCTTGAACCTAACCCTTGGGGAACCAACTTGCTTAATTTGCAAGATTGATTCCCCATTGGAGGTTGTAAACTGCATACTGTATCTCATATTGGAAACATTAAATGGTATTTAATTGAAACATACTTGAAAACGACACATCCTAAAGAATCATAGCACAAGGAGAATAACCCTATTGGATGCATGTCTTGGTGGAAGATGTTTGGGtgacttttttcatttcaagtgGCCATGCAAACACCTGCATGCCATCTTGAAGCAGGCACAATATATTTTCTAATTGTGAGATCACTCTTGTGGCTGGGCACACATCTTGCatgtgtgctctctctctcttggatgCTTTTTATATTGTTCAAGTCTGCTTCATTTCTGCTTTCATTAGGGTCTCAATTTGAGGCCTTAATCAGTATTCTTGTAGTGGTAGTCCTTCTAGGCATCTTTATTACCACCCTGctcattttttagaataaaatATACGTGCATGAGCAATAGTTATATTTTTGTATGCATGTCTCTGCCAGTTTGTTCAACCACAGTTAGTTACGCGTCTTTGGCCCAACTACTGCTGCTgatccttttccattttctttagtttatagATAAGTTCTTCATCACAAACAAATGTACGACAATTTGGGTGGGCAGGCTGGCTTACCAAGACAGCAGACAAGTGCACAACAACCCAACCCATTCGGCAATGTGTTCCAGGGAGCTGGACCAGGAATTATACAAAGTGGCTTGGGTGCATATGGGGAAAGAATTTTGGGATCTGGCTCCGAATATGTGCAAAGCAATGTATGTTAAATTGTCGTGACTAGCATTGTGAAGTGTCTATAACTAAAACCCTGTAGTTGGTTTTGTTTGATACTTGGATTTGGCGTTTTGATGTTATTCACAGATTAGCAAGTACTTCTCCGACCCACAATACTACTTCCAGGTAAATGAACAGTATGTGAGGAACAAATTAAAAGTCATACTTCTTCCCTTCCTGCACAGGGTAAGTCACTATAACTACAGTTGTCCATGAACAGTTCTTTTTTAGAATCAGTTGAGCATCTTCTTTTCCTATTCTGTCCCATCATCTAGGGTCATTGGACGAGGATAGCGGAGCAAGTGGGTGGAAAGCTGTCATACAAACCTCCTATTTATGACATCAATGCCCCTGATCTCTACATTCCTTTGATGGCATTTGGTACCTATGTGGTTCTTGCCGGTTTTGCAATGGGCATCCATGGAAAGTAAGATGGAAACGGCTCTCAAACCCTCTCTTACCAGGAACCAAATATTCTTGCTTATGTTTATTCAATGGTGTTTTTTGCAGATTTAGCCCTGAAGCCCTTACCTTGCAGTTCTCAAAGGGGCTAATTGGCTGgttctttcaaattttgctACTAAAAGCCTCTGTATATTTCTTAGGGAGTGGGGAGTCTCCCTTGTTGGATATCGTCGCATATGGGGGATATGCTTTTGTTGGCATATCAATATCTGTTCTTGCAAGAATTGCTTGGAGTTACTCTTACTATGGGGTGTTAATTTGGACATGCTTATGCATGGGAATCCTGCTAGTCAAGACACTGAAGAGGGTTTTGTTTGCACCAGCAAGAAGTTATGACAAGGACACCAGCAAGTATCACTATTTTTTGCTTTGTGTCGCTCTTGCGCAGTTTCCCTTGTTTTTCTGGCTTGGCTATATTTCCGTATGAACCAGCGTGTTAGTATGTGTGCGTTGAGCATGCGTCGAACAATTTATGTTATGTATTACTACTGGAAGGCCTGTATTTCTGTAAGATTTTACTTTTCCTAATCCGTTTACTGTGTCACTACTTTTGAATGGAGATTACTTTTTAGCTGTTCTGTTGCCCACACCAGTGTGCTTGAAGACTGAACGTTACTCTTCTGCTGGGTAAATGCCATTAAGGTGAGCAGTTTGCAACGATGAAAGGAACATAGTGAAAGGTCGAACTTAACACAAGTCATACCAAGCTGGCGTCTGAGCCTGCCAATTAAAGAGGCATCAGACGGCCTATAAGAGACTGAACTTTATGACGAGTTCATGGTCTGCAAATTATTCTTAAGCCACTATTAGCATATTTCTCTTAACGACTCAGTTGACGTGGAGGATACCAACAGTGAGAAGTTTGAACATGTAAAATGCTAACCTGTGAGTTTTCGGTGTTCTCTTTGTTGATCTAAACACTTGAGCTTACGCCTCTGTTTACATGATTATTATAAGAAATGTTGCATTTGGATTTAAAGCAGGATCATTGGTAAGATAAGCTTTACGACATTGGTTCTTCCTTAAGGTAACTTTTGATGCACAGGACGGTAACGGTAAGAAAAAATTACCGTGGAAAAATGTCAGACCTAGAGAGGTCCGACTTTTTGGCggggattttttttcaaattcaatgaaaaacacAGGGTATTTTACCTTGTGTTTGACAAAACAGGAGAGGTTTCAGATCATTAGTTTCTGCTTGGTCAGTTTGAATCAGTCTTGAGGGATTACACAGGTTAGGGATGATTGAGTTAGCGATCTTTTAAGGATAGGGTATGACTGCACCttgggagagaaaggaaaataacattaacatggagagaaaggaaaataacattaacataagtccaacaaaaagttgaacttgaaaaaagatTACATCTACAAATCAGCTCTCAATTCTTGTATGAGGTTGAAGGTACCAGTAGTTTCCCATAGGTTACGGGAAATTAACCAAACATCATTCAAAATGGAAGAGGTATGACCGCACCTTGGAATTGTTCATCATCAAGTTTAGTAGAAGCTTGGTATATTGCATGCAATGCTTAAAAGAGGTTAGGCATATCTTGATTGGCTTAGCCTCAGCGCAGGAAATAAAACTGTCGGTATGCGACTTGTCTCACTTATCTGCGGTTGGTCCAGATTTACCCTGGGCCCATTTACGCTGGGCCCCTGGCTGTACTGATAATTTGTCTTGATATCATGATTTGGATAATCGATAAAGAAGAACAGAAAGCACAAAATGATGTACTTCTTCCGGAATGGGACTGCTTGACCTGTTTGGATCTATTAAACAGTCAAGTTAATTGTGCACTGTAATGAACGAGAAAATGCCTACATTTGAATCTCGTTTCTGAACAATTCAAACGCAACAATTGGGACGCTCAGATCTTCAGATCTCAGATTCAGGATTCGACCGCAGACTATCTGCACCTAAATTTAAGCTAGCAGACGACAAATCACCAGATATTTCGCTTCCCCCGAGAGGAAAAGCCCCTTCCTTCTGCAGTAATGATCCCGCCCCCCTATCTAAGGTTTCCTGTCATAATGACGAAGAATATTTAAGTTGGCACTTTCCTAATGAGATTAGACGAAGTCAtcgaaatgaaatgaaagtcaAAGCCGCTTCGGAACCATCTTCCTCGTTTGCCGCAGCAATCCAAATTCTTAAGCACAAGCagcaagctctctctctctctctctctcgttttctctctAAGATGGGCATCGAGAGGGAAGGTACTGAGACTCAGGAGAAGGCTAATGATGGCCTAGAGGTTGTGGGAGATAGAGGGTTCCGCTACAACTCGCCGTTGGTGCAGGTGGCTTTGATTGGCCTGGTCTGTTTCTGCTGCCCCGGCATGTTTAATGCCCTCAGTGGGATGGGAGGTGGCGGTCAGGTCGATCATACTGCCGCTAACAACGCCAACACCGCCCTCTACACCACCTTCGCCGTCTTCGGTGTCCTTGGCGGCGGCATCTACAACGTCCTCGGTCCACATCTCACCCTCTTCGCTGGCTGCTCTACCTATGTCCTCTATGCGGGATCCTTCCTCTACTACAACCATCACAAGGATCAGACCTTTGCTATCGTCGCTGGCGCCATTCTCGGTGTCGGCGCCGGACTCCTCTGGGCCGGACAGGGAGCTATCATGACCTCCTACCCGCCTTACAACCGGAAAGGCACCTATATCTCCGTCTTCTGGAGTATTTTCAACTTAGGTGGTGTCATTGGTGGCCTAATTCCCTTTCTTCTAAACTACCATCGAACCGCTCCATCCGTAAATGATGGTACCTATATTGGTTTTATGGCGTTCATGTCGCTAGGAGCACTCCTGACTCTCACGATTCTTCCACCCAACAAGGTAATTCGCGATGATGGCAGCCGTCCGGCGATTGTGAAGTACTCGAATCCGTCGAAAGAATGCATCGAGATTCTCAAACTGTTCCTGAATTGGAAGATGCTGATGATTGTCCCTGCAGCATGGGCTAGCAATTTCTTTTACAGCTACCAATTTAACAATGTCAACGGGTTGTTGTTCACTCTGAGAACCCGAGGGTTGAATAACGTCTTCTACTGGGGGGCACAAATGATGGGCTCTATTGGAATTGGCCATGTGTTGGATTTCAGCTTCAGGAATCGACGGACCAGGGGCTTTGTTGGAGTTGGGATCGTAGCAACGATGGGGACAGCAATTTGGTCTGGAGGGCTTGCGAAACAATTGCAGTATTCTTTGGAAGACAAGCCTGATTTACTGGATTTTAAGGATGGAGGACGATTTGCCGGTCCATTTGTGCTTTATTTCTGCTATGGTTTGTTGGATGCTATGTTTCAGAGTTTGTGCTATTGGGTGATTGGAGCATTGGCTGACGACAGTCAGACTCTGAGCAGGTAAACAGTTGATAATCAGATGTTTCCGAAGGTTTAGTTTGTTTTTTGCTTGCGTTCTGATGCTGCTGATGTTTTCCCAAAGCACACAGGCTCATGCTTGTCATGGAATCTCTTGCTTTCTTGTCTTTTTCACGTAGAtgtttcttaaatctaaaaCTAGGGAGACAGATTTGGTTGCTCATGATGTTTTGTAATTGTAAAATTGTTTAGCTTGAAAGAGGGAAGGCTTGCCAATGCATCAATTTGGTTATAGCCAATAAACCGAATTATGCAATGGATGTGTCTAGTGAATAGATGGATTTGCTAACTAGTTAACTTGGCCTCCACACCTGGGATAATAGTTGGCTAATTGCTTAACTTTTCCTGTTGTTCTGAGTTTGATATATATTTGTCgttcatgaaaatgaaagtgcCAGGTTGAGCCAATTATGGTCATGGAAGTCGGATGTAAACCCACCTTTTCTATTACTACACTCTTGGGAGTGTAATGGACTAGATTCAATCTAGCATTCCGTCTGTCTTGTAATTTTAAAAGTTCTCTTGTTGCTTTTTCTAAGTAAAATCTCATGTTATGAGTCTCAGTCAACTTGTGAATGAATTTTATTTGAGGCTCGTATGGGCTTCTTCTAGCTGAATGTCTTTGAGCTCGTTGCTGCAATTGTACTAACTGTTTTGGTATCGCCAGGTATAGTGGGTTTTATAAAGGCGTTCAGAGTGCTGGAGCCGCAGTTGCTTGGCAGATAGATACACATAAGACCCCCTTGCTGTCTCAGTTGATAGTGAACTGGTCGCTCACAACAGTCAGCTATCCGTTGCTGATCATTTTGATCGCCTTTGCTCTAAATGATGATGAGAAAGTTGAGGCAGGCAATGATCGAGCCTAATTATGGATCAGCAAAGTTGATCATACCAGTGATGTTTGGTAGCTGTTCAGCAAAGGACTGGTTGTTTAGTGAAGGCTTTACTCGTCGATCCTGTTCATACGTTCgttctggtttcttttcttggCGATTTGGATTCGCAAGAGCTGTTATTGTTGGGATCGGGCGATCGGCAATGAGTACCGTGGAACGAACAGTTGGAAATTCTTTCGACTGTAAGGAGTTCATTGTTTCATGTGGAACTTTTGTAATGTGTTGAAACTGGAAAATTCATTTGCCGCGAGCCTAAGCGGGTATAGGCCCTTTGGCGGGGTATGTAGCCACAGGGTTTCACCTTGTTACGTGTAAGTATCTTAGTTGTGGttcattcatgttaaaaaaattggCAGGTAGTACCTTACCTGTTTGTAGAGGCGCGTGGTGTGTCTTTGTCCTTCTCTGTCTTCTTTGTTGCTGCAAATAGGAAGAGAAGCATTCCAGTGAAAATTTGAAACCGACTGCTGCAAATAGACTTTGAAGAGGGAAATGGGGGGGAAGGGCTTAATTCCACCATCATATCCAACCTATCTTGCTGGTTTAGATGCTTGTAGTTGCAGGGCAGATGAGCAGAGCAGTGGAGGTCGGCCATCTTCAACACCATTTTGCAGGGCTTTTGGCTTGGCAAGGAAGAGCCACAAGTCTATACCAGTATCGCTTCAACAACTGTAGAGTAGGAAGGATGGGTACTATACTAATGAAGCACACGTAGGTCTACAAATTAAGCAACAAAAAGAGTATGTCTACCTATTATTAAGTTTCAGGTGAGAGCTGGATAGGAAACTTTGCTCCCCTCCTCCTCTTGCTTTTGTTCTTGCTCgggtttttgttgtttgttgttgttttctttgttaatttttctcttatgtcactttatctttctcttttgcctaTACACATTTTGCCTTTAatgaatttccattttgttggcTCTCGCTGGGGGTGGGCATAACATAGTCTCCTATATTGGCCGTAAAAACGTGGTAGGTATTTGAATGGATTTAGTGGAGCCACAAAAAAGGCAAATTAGTGTTTATAGATGGAAAGATGAAGGTAGTGGCGGCGCTAGAAATTTAGCTGGGtaacatgataaaaaattataaatcaattaaatgttaaaaaaataatgaataattgccaaaatataaataattatttcaaaggatgatataaataaaagagagagagagagcagccgacaaaatgaaaattcattaaCAAAATTGAGTGATGAGTAGTCATAAATAACATCAAAAggttgtcaaaaaaaaaaagagaaagcaaagTTAACAAAGAAGCAACtaatcaaagaaaaaacaagagatatgagagagaaggagagacaGATAGAGGGCGGAGGGGAGGAAGTTAATAAAAAGTTAATCAGTAGCTGAATGCAATAGCGAGATGCACATCGCCCCTGACCTAGTCGCTAACAGAGTTTGCAGCTGTTGTCTGTGTCTTTGAAACAACATCCCAAATCTGCCACCAACAACTAAGAAGCCACGACGGCCAAGTATACTGTGAAAACAAAGAGGTAGAGTGCAAAAGGgtgaaaagaagaagcaagcGAGCGGAGAGAGGGTTAGGCAAGAACTGTGACAAAGAAAGCCAAGTAAAAGAAGGATAtgacagaaaaaaaaggcaaaaagtgaAAAGGTGAAAGCATGACTCTGCAGCTCAACAATAAAGGATACCCTGGTTAGCAAAATGAAAGTCAAGGCATTGGAGATTATCAAAGGTATTGATGTAGCCGACAAGGAGGAGCCAagtaaaaacaataaaaggatCAGCAAACCAAAGAGCTCGATTGAAGGAAGTAAAGTGGCAAGAAGTCGTAGAGTTTGctccaaagaaaaatgaagaaagtcaAAAACTTTGAAGGAGCGAATTGAGGATTTTgtgcttcaaaaattttaaggggcacttTGACGACATTGAACCAAATTCCAAGGGCACGTAAATGTGGCTTAGAAATCATTGACGCTCGCTGAAAAAGAGATAAATGATGCCAATAGAAGAGAGTGAGCAGAAACCACCAATCGTAGATGGTGAGATGACAACTACTtggaaactatatatattatcttcTACTAATTAGTCATATCTATGTACATTATAACCAGTTGAGGTAATACTTGGGATAATACTTGCTTAACTGTTAGTTAAACATTTGTAAAATACTCGAAATTCAAGATTCACGTCTATTCAAACTTCACGTAACAGTGTATCAAAAACCTCCCATATACGGGGGAAACAATACATGGCCGCAATTTTGGAAAGGAGAAAACCCTACGTAGACCAGGAGTCGCCCGTTCGCATGAAAGAGTGTTCCGAACCACATGATGCTTGGATGAGAGAAAGTTTGAGTGTTTAAAGGCCCTTCACTTTAATAGTTCTAAACTATGGAGGAAGCAGTTGTATGCACAACAAGTGGCTTTTGCTGCTTTTTAGCGAAAGTACCTTTTTTTATGATGTGATGATTTAAATATTCGGTTTTAAAAGATGTATAGACGCTTTAATAAGTGTTCCAATTTAGGTGCGTGAATGTAAGACCAAATTCTCCGCCTCCCTAATTTTAaatcagattttcaaaaaaagaattGAGATTCTAGCGTCCGATTTAACATGGGGGCTACGTTAAATCCATAATTTAgcacattaaaaatataatttttaagttGTTCATTAATGTTTGGGTTTATGGATTTCGAGCCATAAAAAGAGGGGTAGCTCTGGCTTGAAATGGATATTGCATCTTTCAAAATATTCCTAATCTTCTTAGAAATGGAGAATTTAAAATCTTGAAGTTAAAAACCTAAGACATGGGtaaaaatttaagatttttcatAACCTTAAATTTGAAAGTTTTAGTAATCAAACCCCTTCTTAAAAACTCCGTGGTTCTTGGTGCATTAATTAAGAACCCGCTGCCCGGGCTTAGGCCGAATGGACTAAGCGCCGCCCACCTCTTAGCTCTGAGCTTGCCCTCAGCCTTGGGCCCTTGAGTTTCTTTCTTCGTGCCATAACATAAACCAGGGTTTTGATGCCGAGGGTTTAGCTGATGCCACTCTGTGCATGTAGAGTGGTGATTTCCCCTTCATACTTGGTCACTGATTCACTGCTCCATCTCTGGCCTCCACTGACCAAAGGATCCAGTCCTTGAGGAGGCGGAATAACAGTTGGAGAAGAGGCACACGGAACATGTTTCCGACTCTAGTGCGATATTTCTCCAAGAAAGCCGCGCCAGACTTGAGAAGGATAAACCCGAGACTTCCTCCTCAGCAGGCATCTGAGGTCTCCAAGTCACTTTATCAGCTCATCAAGGATCATGGTCCCATTACCGTGGGAAGTACTTGGGACTACGCCAAGGTCGGTCGATTTGTAAAACTTGGTCACCGTTCAAGTTATTCGTCGACGATCTAGAATTTGTACACCTTCTGGGTGTTTCTTCgtttttgatgtttgtgattTGCTTCTTGGTTGATTGGGAGAACACCCAGTtgttttttctatcttttttgttttccggATCGCTGATCCTTGTTCGCCCTATGCTTTTTTTTGGCATACTGTTCCTAATCCTTGGGATAGTTGATGTGTTTGTGTAGTGGTTTTGTAAAGTTTTATCATCGGATCGATACGCTGAGTTGCTTGTTCTTATAGGCTTGATCGATTATTGTGGGttcttttttgtacttttttggctctgttttcttcttcattggtAGAGCGCCCacttgtttttcttgcttctttcttATTCTAGATGAAATGTTTGAAggccatttttatttttctttcgcTAATTAACCATTACTTGCTTCAAATGACATGTTTGTTTGTGTGgtttatttgttaaaattttctgaTTAATAGTAGGGGCGACCTCTGTGTCTTGTAGATACTTGCACATGCTACTAATAAACATTCTATGACACAAAGCACACCGACAGTTTTAGTATAATAATTACCTAAGCTTTGGCTTGCTGagtacaaaagaaagaagaaagatagCTTGTTTGACGTCTTCAATGTGAATTCTATTTTTCAAACTTCCCAATCGGGTGTCCCCTAAACATTTAAAACATGACCATGTTGATTGGAGAACTGGAAGATTCTGCAGAGGATCATCAATTCGAAGAAAAAATTCTGTTGAGATATAAACATTTGAGTGGGTATGGTTAAATTTCTTATCATGGCGGAGTTGGTTTGTAATTGTTCTTAGTAAACGAGTAGTGTCCACTGATTCATGTATGAGACTAGATGGTTGACTCATATATAATAGACCTTGTGATGATGGAAGCTTGTGAAGGAAAATGTAATGCTCTAAGGGCTGCTGTCCTACATGTTAGGACTTATAAGTTCACTGTTAGTACTTTAACCGCATATGCACCTTGAATCCATGGGCACGTGACTATGTTGCTTACAGAAAGTCATCTTTCTAACTTCATATATCTTTATGCTGAGACATTCAAGTTACTccttgtttgaactttgaagctaGACACTGACCTATTTTTTCCAATTAAGGCATATCGACATTCAGTAGTTATTGCTCATAGTCATAGTGTATGCCTACTAAGTAAAAGTATCATTGATCATGATGCAGAATCTAATTTTTCATTAGAGTCTTAAATAGAAGCATCTTTGTACTTTGTAGTAGGCAAAGAAATGTCAAAGAATGGGTAGCACGTCCAGTCTGTTCAAGCATGAAATTTTAAACTGAAGAGGCTTTCCACAAGCAGAAtgtctttctattttctttggTATTGTAATTTTATGCCCGTTATTAGGAGCATATGGAGACAAAGCCAGGAGTGTTGGGAAGACAAGATAGACCATGTTACTGTAGAgaacatgaatttgattttcCAATAGCTAAAAGGGTTAGTTTCTGTATTGCTCAAAACTGTTGTgcttttctttaaatgaaataaCCAGCTAGTTCATAACTTCTTATTACTTTAGAGTCTAACCGATCTCATTCAATAGGAATTCTAGGAGCAATTGAAAACAACAATAGCCATCAGCTGtctccaaaatgaagattttttgcCATTTGTCCTGTGCTTTTGATGGATGCTACTGAAAACATCATGATGCATCCAATCAACCATTTAAAGCAGGGAATTCCCTATGGTTCTGAAAGTGGATATTAATTTGTTCTTAAACTCACAAGAATTGACTACAGAATCATTACTATCAGTTTCTCATGGAATAGTCTTCCGATAGTCACGTTAACATAACCCATGCATCATATCTCACTTATGTCGTGATTTGCCTGCTCACTTGTCATATTACATATCAACTACACTTGAATTTTCGGGTAGCTAATCAAAAAGGCAATTACTGGATGGCAAGATTTGTCCTAAAAAGGAGCTGGAGTTAAGGGACTGTAGCCTTATTAAATaggttttcttttctgcatGGCCCGCAGCTGTGGATaaggatttttcattttcttttccaatttttggGTCGAGGGACTTAACCGCTCACCCAGAGTCATAGA
This genomic interval carries:
- the LOC116260263 gene encoding uncharacterized protein LOC116260263 isoform X2, whose amino-acid sequence is MYDNLGGQAGLPRQQTSAQQPNPFGNVFQGAGPGIIQSGLGAYGERILGSGSEYVQSNISKYFSDPQYYFQVNEQYVRNKLKVILLPFLHRGHWTRIAEQVGGKLSYKPPIYDINAPDLYIPLMAFGTYVVLAGFAMGIHGKFSPEALTLQFSKGLIGWFFQILLLKASVYFLGSGESPLLDIVAYGGYAFVGISISVLARIAWSYSYYGVLIWTCLCMGILLVKTLKRVLFAPARSYDKDTSKYHYFLLCVALAQFPLFFWLGYISV
- the LOC116261559 gene encoding UNC93-like protein 1 is translated as MKVKAASEPSSSFAAAIQILKHKQQALSLSLSRFLSKMGIEREGTETQEKANDGLEVVGDRGFRYNSPLVQVALIGLVCFCCPGMFNALSGMGGGGQVDHTAANNANTALYTTFAVFGVLGGGIYNVLGPHLTLFAGCSTYVLYAGSFLYYNHHKDQTFAIVAGAILGVGAGLLWAGQGAIMTSYPPYNRKGTYISVFWSIFNLGGVIGGLIPFLLNYHRTAPSVNDGTYIGFMAFMSLGALLTLTILPPNKVIRDDGSRPAIVKYSNPSKECIEILKLFLNWKMLMIVPAAWASNFFYSYQFNNVNGLLFTLRTRGLNNVFYWGAQMMGSIGIGHVLDFSFRNRRTRGFVGVGIVATMGTAIWSGGLAKQLQYSLEDKPDLLDFKDGGRFAGPFVLYFCYGLLDAMFQSLCYWVIGALADDSQTLSRYSGFYKGVQSAGAAVAWQIDTHKTPLLSQLIVNWSLTTVSYPLLIILIAFALNDDEKVEAGNDRA